The following proteins are co-located in the Pyricularia oryzae 70-15 chromosome 1, whole genome shotgun sequence genome:
- a CDS encoding ATP-dependent rRNA helicase spb-4 produces MAPEKAPQKFSRSWDALTPPLADFILEAVASMGFNELTPVQAATLPLFRGNKDVVVEAVTGSGKTLAYLIPIIDKILRRDDVLKRHHVGAIIVSPTRELATQIHSVLSSLISFHAPSAEFSSFLKGDEKRPDTIVPVLIPQLLVGGTVKVAQDLSTFLRLSPNILVGTPGRLSELLSSPYVHTPQSSFEVLVLDEADRLLDQGFQKELQRILGFLPKQRRTGLFSASVSDAVGELVRAGLRNPQRIAVTVKRLTDGGVIEDRKTPASLQMSYLSVPASQKWPALIQFLRKVEPTPLRTIIFVSSCFAVKYFHAVIASLLPKDVSLIPLHGKQEPQVREKCFDRFVGSSSPSILLTTDVAARGLDIPQVDVVFQFDPPSDPKTFVHRAGRAGRAGRRGLAVALLLPGREQDYVGFLEVRKTPITPLTNPEIKVSDEEVKLFAAQVRKQATADREVFQLSQRAFVSWARSYIEHKATSIFRITDVDWLDTAQGWGLVTLPKMPELKGSGIDRSLGHGIDIESIPFKDKAKEKKRQEELAQAEEDRKNGVLSAKAAALAAKRKNNEAWSGRQGQEDTRTERRERKQRKREAVKVSKMTDEEKAEQKRLEDMIAEVRRRNQEAAALASKDGGDDGFEGFD; encoded by the exons ATGGCGCCAGAAAAGGCACCTCAGAAGTTTTCTCGGTCATGGGATGCGCTCACGCCGCCCTTGGCCGACTTCATCCTAGAAGCAGTGGCGTCGATGGGATTCAATGAGCTCACACCAGTACAAGCCGCAACATTACCACTATTTCGAGGCAACAAGGACGTAGTGGTCGAG GCTGTGACGGGCAGCGGCAAGACCTTGGCTTATCTCA TCCCCATCATTGACAAAATTCTTCGGCGAGACGATGTCCTCAAACGACATCATGTGGGCGCCATCATTGTCTCTCCTACACGAGAACTGGCGACTCAGATTCACAGCGTTCTATCATCATTGATATCCTTCCATGCACCTTCAGCTGAATTCTCGTCATTCCTCAAGGGAGATGAGAAAAGGCCTGACACAATAGTTCCAGTACTGATCCCACAGCTGCTTGTCGGGGGCACGGTAAAGGTTGCACAAGACTTGTCAACTTTCCTCCGCCTTAGTCCAAACATCCTGGTTGGCACTCCCGGCAGACTGTCCGAGCTTCTTTCTTCTCCATATGTGCACACTCCACAGTCGTCCTTTGAGGTTCTGGTCCTCGACGAGGCTGATCGCCTGCTCGACCAAGGATTCCAGAAAGAGCTGCAACGCATCTTGGGCTTCTTGCCTAAGCAGAGGAGAACCGGGCTGTTCAGTGCGAGCGTCTCGGATGCCGTCGGCGAGCTTGTGCGTGCCGGGTTGCGAAATCCGCAGCGCATTGCCGTCACTGTCAAGCGGCTTACGGATGGCGGTGTTATCGAAGACAGGAAGACACCCGCAAGCCTGCAAATGTCATATCTCTCAGTACCTGCCAGTCAGAAATGGCCGGCGTTAATTCAGTTCCTCAGAAAGGTAGAGCCGACACCGTTGAGAACAATAATATTCGTGTCGTCATGTTTTGCTGTAAA ATATTTTCATGCTGTCATCGCATCACTACTTCCCAAGGACGTTTCATTAATTCCTTTGCATGGAAAGCAAGAACCTCAAGTGAGGGAAAAATGCTTTGACCGATTTGTGGGGTCCTCGAGTCCATCGATCCTCCTCACTACAG ACGTCGCCGCACGAGGTCTCGATATTCCACAAGTCGATGTTGTCTTTCAGTTTGACCCACCGTCAGATCCCAAGACATTCGTGCACAGAGCTGGTCGAGCAGGGCGAGCAGGACGTAGGGGCCTCGCGGTGGCCCTGCTTCTTCCTGGCCGCGAGCAGGACTACGTCGGTTTCTTGGAGGTTCGCAAGACACCCATCACGCCGCTTACCAACCCGGAAATCAAGGTTTCAGATGAAGAAGTAAAATTGTTTGCTGCCCAGGTCCGAAAACAAGCGACCGCGGATAGAGAAGTGTTTCAACTATCTCAAAGGGCGTTTGTGTCATGGGCCAGGAGTTATATTGAGCACAAGGCCACAAGTATATTCAGAATCACCGACGTTGACTGGCTCGATACGGCTCAAGGATGGGGCCTAGTGACATTGCCAAAGATGCCTGAGCTTAAGGGTTCCGGTATAGACCGTAGTCTGGGTCACGGTATAGATATCGAAAGCATTCCGttcaaggacaaggccaaggagaagaagcggCAGGAGGAGTTGGCTCAGGCAGAGGAGGACAGGAAAAACGGCGTACTCAGCGCCAAGGCTGCTGCGCTCGCCGCCAAGAGGAAAAATAACGAGGCCTGGAGTGGAaggcaaggacaagaagataCCAGGACAGAACGCAGGGAAAGGAAGCAGCGCAAGAGGGAGGCTGTTAAAGTGTCCAAGATGACCGACGAGGAAAAGGCGGAGCAGAAGAGACTGGAGGACATGATTGCCGAGGTTAGGAGGAGGAATCAGGAAGCAGCGGCATTAGCGAGTAAAGACGGGGGTGATGATGGATTTGAAGGCTTTGATTAG